The region AACGTTTTATCCAGGGCGACATAGACGACAAAGAGGTAAGGGAGGGCGCCGGACTTGGATTATCCATAGCCAAACATTTTACCGAGATATTGAATGGCAAAATTACCGTAAGATCGGAGCCCGGCAAAGGATCATATTTCCGGGTTCGACTGCCTAAAACTTCATGATTTTATTGCTAAGAAACACTCAAAAAAGTAATAACAGTAACCAAACAAATAATAAAGGCTCCACTGTATTAATCGCAGCGAAGCCTCTACAAATAGTTTTAATATATATGCTCCTTCAATTGAAGTGGAACTGTGTAAAATCAATCGGTTTCATTATCAGCCCGTAACCTTCCGCCACGCACTGTAGCACCAAGTGTGATACCTGCACTTACCACAACAAGGTTTTTTATAATGTACTGACCTTCAAATGTTAGTCCGTAAGGAAAAACAGTAAAGACTTCATTAGGAAACAAGAACACCGGCGTAAAAGTGCCAATCATTTGCAGGTACAATAATAAGAGTGTTTCGCGTAGGAAAATATTAAAAAGCAAACCAATACCAATCAGAACCTCCCAGATTGCAAGACCATATAGAATTAATTTCTCTGGCAATAAACCAAATGTAATAACATCTATGGTTTGTACGGCTAGACCCTGTGCCGGGCTTAACCCCTCAAAAAACTTCAGGGCGCCAAACCAAAAAAAGATTAAACCTATACTGATTCTGAGCAATTTAATACCCTGATTAGCCATCCAGTATGTAATTCTCTTATCTATTTTATCAAAAGTATTACCTCTTAAATTCATTATTTTAAATTTTTAAATTCGACAATCCGCCATCAACCGGGATAACCTGGCCGGTGATGAAACGTGAACGCTCACTTAATAAAAATGCAGCTAATTCAGCTATATCTTCAGGGTCACCAATTTGGTTGAGGGGATGACGCGCTTTACTACGTTCCAGCTTATCGTCAGAATTTATAAATCGCTCAGCCATTTGGGTATTTGTCAAGGATAATGCAAGGGCATTAAACCTTATCCGGGGTGCATATTCTGCTGCCAGTGCCCTGGTTAAGCCTTCAACTGCTCCTTTTGCCATTGCAACAGATGCATGAAAAGGCATGCCTGTTTGAACAGCTACACTGGAAAACATCAATGCAGCGGAGTTGTTTACCATTTTGGGCAACACCCATTGAAAAAACCGTGTAGCTCCACCAACATTCACGGCCCAGTCTGATTCAAAATCGCTGCTCCTGAACCGTTTAAAAGGTTTTAAATTTATCGTACCTGGCATATAAACCGTACCATGTATTTCTTCCGGTAAAAAAGCTGTTGGAAGTTCATCTTTCAATACATCAGTTTGGGCAAAATGAATTTTATTTTTGTTTAAGATATCATCAGTTCTGGATAAACAATACATATTGACATCCTGATGAGCAAGTTTCTGAATTATAGATTTTGCTATGGTAGAACTGGCTCCTGCTATTACAATATTTCGTTCCATTTTTTTATTTATGGAACACTATTAAAATTATTTTGTTTAATATTTTTATGTTTTCGTTAAACACATTAACGATAGCGTATTAAATTTCTGATCATGCCAGAAAAAACAAAAAGATGGAAAGGCCAAACAGCATACCAGTACAATCTACCCCACAAGCCCTTAGGCCTAAAAGTAGCTGTTTGGTGCAAAATTGATTTGCCCTTGTGCTGCTTTATTCTATACTCGAGCCAGGCTTCACCCGGAAGTTTCATTTCAGCATAAAGTAAAAGTCTCGATCGATCTTTAGCAGCGTATATCACCCTCCAAAAATCAAGGGCCTCACCTGTTTTTATCACATCCGGGTTGGCCCTCCCCCGTCGCAGGCCTACTCCCCCTACTAACTTATCTAAAAAACCACGAAAGCCCCAAAGCCAGGTGGCATAATACCAGCCAATTGTACCACCAATCCTCCAAATATTTCTTTTTATGTCCTCTTCATTTCCGGTTACATCTGCATGCTTAATATCTTTAAAACAGCCATAGGCAGGGACTTCTATATATTCATCGAGATGTGCCCCGAAAAAATCTTCATTAACAGCATCTTTCCAACTGGAGAGCACCAAGTTTTGAGCAATTCGCTCAAAAGCAAGCTCGACTGACTTTTCATAAGAAATCAGATCTATTGGAACCAACTCTTTAATTGAATTTTCCCTACACACTACATCAACTTTAAGACTATCGACCAAATTTACAGCAAGCTTATATGATGTTGCTGTTACGAAATACAACCAATATGATGACAAACGAGGAGTCATAACAGGTACAGAGATGATAAGTCGCCTGAGGTTACGCACTTTTGCAAACCTTTTCAGCATTTGCCGGTATGTGAGCACATCAGGGCCACCTACATCAAAAGTACGATTATATGTCTGATTGCGCCCAACAACACCTGTTAGATACTCGATTATATTACGGACGGCAATGGGTTGAATTTTACTTTTAAGCCACCTGGGAGCAACCATAACCGGAAGTTTCTCTACAAGATCGCGCATAATTTCAAAAGACGCGCTCCCCGACCCCACAATTATTGCGGCCCGAAGCACTGTCAAAGCAGCATTGGCATTTGCCAGAATCTGCTCAACATTTTGTCTGGAGGCTAAATGCTTACTAAGCTTATCTTCCGTACCAAGCCCGCTTAAATAGATGATTTGCTGCGCACTTGTGGAATTAACCAATTGCACAAAGTTTTGTGCAGAGCGGGCTTCCATTTCATAAAATTTTCCAATACTACCACTCATTGAGTGCACCAGGTAATAAGCAACATCTATGCTTTGTGGCAGAGCAAATCCCGCATCAGGGTTCAGTAAGTCCACTTCTAAAACCCTAATCTCTTTTAATATATATTCAGCCAGATTTAACCTGTTTTTATCCCGGGTCAAAGCATAAACATTATGCCCCTGATCGAGCAAAACAGGAATTAACCTTTTGCCTATATAACCGGTAGCTCCGGTTACAAGAATATTAAATTTGCGTTCGGGCACAATTTATTATTTATCAACTAACAATCTTTATACTCGCAATCTTCGGCCTCTTCGGGTAGTTCAGTTTCAATGGTGACGTGATTAATATTCACCTGATCGAAATATTTTCGAATCTCCTGACGCATTTGTATATCCTTTTCTGGATGCTTATCTGCTACAGCCACATGCAAACTGGCAATATGGTATTCGCCATCGAGCGACCACACGTGTAAATCATGCACATTTTTCACACCATCAATTTTGGCAAGAGTTGCTATGGTC is a window of Salinivirga cyanobacteriivorans DNA encoding:
- a CDS encoding DoxX family membrane protein → MNLRGNTFDKIDKRITYWMANQGIKLLRISIGLIFFWFGALKFFEGLSPAQGLAVQTIDVITFGLLPEKLILYGLAIWEVLIGIGLLFNIFLRETLLLLYLQMIGTFTPVFLFPNEVFTVFPYGLTFEGQYIIKNLVVVSAGITLGATVRGGRLRADNETD
- a CDS encoding SDR family NAD(P)-dependent oxidoreductase, which codes for MERNIVIAGASSTIAKSIIQKLAHQDVNMYCLSRTDDILNKNKIHFAQTDVLKDELPTAFLPEEIHGTVYMPGTINLKPFKRFRSSDFESDWAVNVGGATRFFQWVLPKMVNNSAALMFSSVAVQTGMPFHASVAMAKGAVEGLTRALAAEYAPRIRFNALALSLTNTQMAERFINSDDKLERSKARHPLNQIGDPEDIAELAAFLLSERSRFITGQVIPVDGGLSNLKI
- a CDS encoding SDR family oxidoreductase, which produces MPERKFNILVTGATGYIGKRLIPVLLDQGHNVYALTRDKNRLNLAEYILKEIRVLEVDLLNPDAGFALPQSIDVAYYLVHSMSGSIGKFYEMEARSAQNFVQLVNSTSAQQIIYLSGLGTEDKLSKHLASRQNVEQILANANAALTVLRAAIIVGSGSASFEIMRDLVEKLPVMVAPRWLKSKIQPIAVRNIIEYLTGVVGRNQTYNRTFDVGGPDVLTYRQMLKRFAKVRNLRRLIISVPVMTPRLSSYWLYFVTATSYKLAVNLVDSLKVDVVCRENSIKELVPIDLISYEKSVELAFERIAQNLVLSSWKDAVNEDFFGAHLDEYIEVPAYGCFKDIKHADVTGNEEDIKRNIWRIGGTIGWYYATWLWGFRGFLDKLVGGVGLRRGRANPDVIKTGEALDFWRVIYAAKDRSRLLLYAEMKLPGEAWLEYRIKQHKGKSILHQTATFRPKGLWGRLYWYAVWPFHLFVFSGMIRNLIRYR